The following coding sequences lie in one Calidithermus timidus DSM 17022 genomic window:
- a CDS encoding PA0069 family radical SAM protein → MGFPDHPHPSIVGRGAASNPSNRFERLQVTLDPHDDCFEPEAIKPQTQYFKDHSRSILARNDSPDVGAKVSINPYRGCEHGCVYCYARPTHEYLGFSLGLDFESKIMVKTDAPELLRKELAHPRWQPQVVMFSGVTDIYQPAERHFELTRRCLEVFLEFRNPVGMVTKNYLITRDLDLLVEMARYRCVSVGISLTTLDEELRRLMEPRTSAPRRRLAAIEALASAGVQVGVMTAPIIPGLNDHEIPALIREAAQAGARWAAYTVVHLPYGLKELFTDWLSRHYPERKEKVLGRIRAMRGGQLNDPRFGYRMTGEGVFADQIRQLFRAACRKAGLPKPAYRLTTEHFRVPGVHQPRLW, encoded by the coding sequence ATGGGCTTCCCCGACCACCCTCACCCCAGCATCGTCGGGCGTGGCGCAGCCTCCAACCCCTCCAACCGCTTCGAGCGGCTGCAGGTCACCCTCGACCCGCACGACGACTGCTTCGAGCCCGAGGCGATCAAGCCACAAACCCAGTATTTCAAGGACCATTCCCGCTCGATCCTCGCCCGCAACGACTCCCCCGACGTGGGGGCCAAGGTCAGCATCAACCCCTACCGCGGGTGCGAGCATGGTTGCGTGTATTGCTATGCCCGGCCCACACACGAATACCTGGGCTTCTCCCTGGGCCTGGACTTCGAGAGCAAGATCATGGTCAAGACCGACGCGCCCGAGCTGCTGCGCAAGGAACTCGCGCACCCGCGCTGGCAGCCGCAGGTGGTGATGTTCAGCGGTGTGACCGACATCTACCAGCCGGCCGAGCGCCACTTCGAGCTCACCCGCCGCTGCCTCGAGGTCTTTCTCGAGTTCCGTAACCCCGTGGGGATGGTCACCAAGAACTACCTCATCACCCGCGACCTCGACCTGCTCGTGGAGATGGCCCGCTACCGCTGCGTGTCGGTGGGCATCTCGCTCACCACCCTCGACGAGGAACTGCGGCGGCTGATGGAGCCGCGCACCTCGGCGCCCAGGCGCCGCTTGGCGGCCATCGAGGCCCTGGCGAGCGCCGGGGTGCAGGTGGGGGTGATGACCGCGCCCATCATCCCCGGCCTCAACGACCACGAGATCCCCGCGCTGATCCGCGAGGCGGCCCAGGCCGGCGCCAGGTGGGCCGCCTACACCGTCGTGCATCTACCCTACGGGCTCAAGGAGCTCTTCACCGACTGGCTCTCCCGCCACTACCCCGAGCGCAAGGAGAAGGTGCTCGGGCGCATCCGGGCTATGCGGGGTGGCCAGCTCAACGACCCCCGCTTCGGCTACCGCATGACCGGCGAGGGTGTATTTGCCGACCAGATCCGCCAGCTCTTTCGCGCCGCCTGCCGCAAGGCGGGGTTGCCCAAGCCTGCCTACCGGCTCACCACCGAGCACTTCCGGGTGCCTGGGGTGCACCAGCCCCGGCTGTGGTGA
- the pyrE gene encoding orotate phosphoribosyltransferase, with protein MDVLQMYRETGALHEGHFLLRSGRHSPMFLQSVTLMQHPLYAEAIGEAIGKLFEDVGLEFVIGPAMGGVTLAFVVARALGVRSLFAEKDGAGGMYVREGLTIHPGDRFLAVEDVITTGGSVQRAIRAAEAKGGVCVGVGAIVDRSGGQADFGVPFRALTALEFPTYDPSDCPLCRQGVPLREI; from the coding sequence ATGGACGTGCTTCAGATGTACCGCGAGACCGGAGCCCTGCACGAGGGCCATTTCCTGCTCAGGAGCGGGCGGCATTCGCCGATGTTTTTGCAATCGGTCACCCTGATGCAGCACCCCCTGTATGCCGAGGCCATCGGGGAGGCGATTGGTAAGCTGTTCGAGGACGTGGGGCTGGAGTTCGTGATCGGCCCGGCGATGGGCGGGGTGACGCTGGCCTTCGTGGTGGCGCGGGCCCTGGGGGTGCGTTCGCTCTTCGCCGAGAAGGACGGCGCGGGCGGGATGTACGTACGCGAAGGGCTCACCATTCACCCCGGTGACCGGTTCCTGGCGGTCGAGGACGTGATCACCACGGGGGGCTCGGTGCAGCGGGCCATCCGGGCCGCCGAAGCCAAGGGGGGAGTGTGCGTGGGGGTGGGGGCCATCGTGGACCGCAGCGGGGGCCAGGCCGATTTCGGCGTGCCCTTCAGGGCCCTCACCGCCCTCGAGTTCCCCACCTATGATCCAAGCGACTGTCCGCTGTGCCGCCAGGGGGTACCCTTACGAGAGATATGA
- a CDS encoding stage II sporulation protein M — MTVPKAQYPTHNVEALLPRAGRRGLSSCSLLTRCGLGLLFALLFTLSLGFSLAHGEEIEAARQAVQEWQAGKYTVDPSQAFGKPAEESVRILERYIAFPPPPQGLEVNLESPLAEESTRGSVVSFPASVGEQTGEVRVLLKNGEPTRITWVPAGGQLPPWIESPVTWGVFVLVSLGWVLALRGGGILAQWWREGWALVRAHARLYLTLNAVLYGLFILGSLAAYASPEMAGLVQRLVGGALEQIGIGEGGVRGGVLEFALLIFYWNFTRGLVLTTAMPGLLLGVPALLINAFRYFFFGFALSPALFPTVAFLAHVPTLIIELQAYILGTFGGMVLAGRVLRGEGFRPGLRAVGLMVYLGGFFLLIGAWYEALEIVVLLGR, encoded by the coding sequence ATGACCGTGCCGAAGGCTCAATACCCAACACACAACGTCGAAGCTTTATTGCCGAGGGCGGGGCGGCGAGGGCTGAGTAGCTGCTCCCTCCTCACCCGCTGCGGCCTGGGCTTGCTTTTTGCCTTGCTCTTTACCCTCAGCCTTGGTTTTTCCCTGGCCCATGGTGAAGAGATCGAGGCCGCGAGGCAGGCGGTTCAGGAGTGGCAGGCCGGGAAGTATACCGTAGACCCTAGCCAGGCCTTCGGCAAGCCCGCCGAGGAGTCGGTGCGCATCCTCGAGCGCTACATCGCCTTCCCGCCCCCGCCGCAGGGGCTCGAGGTCAACCTCGAGTCGCCCCTGGCGGAAGAGAGCACGCGGGGCAGCGTGGTGAGCTTCCCGGCCAGCGTAGGCGAGCAGACCGGCGAAGTGCGGGTGCTGTTAAAAAACGGCGAGCCAACCCGCATCACTTGGGTGCCCGCCGGGGGGCAACTCCCGCCGTGGATCGAGAGCCCGGTGACTTGGGGGGTGTTCGTCCTGGTGTCGCTGGGCTGGGTGCTGGCCCTGCGGGGTGGGGGCATCCTGGCGCAGTGGTGGCGCGAGGGCTGGGCCCTGGTGCGCGCTCACGCCCGGTTGTACCTCACGCTCAACGCCGTGCTCTACGGACTGTTCATCCTGGGCTCCCTGGCGGCCTACGCCTCGCCCGAGATGGCGGGCTTGGTGCAGCGGCTGGTGGGTGGCGCCCTCGAGCAGATCGGCATCGGGGAGGGGGGCGTAAGGGGCGGGGTGCTCGAGTTCGCCCTGCTGATCTTCTACTGGAACTTCACCCGCGGCCTGGTGCTCACCACCGCCATGCCAGGGCTGTTGTTGGGGGTCCCGGCCCTGCTCATCAACGCCTTCCGCTACTTCTTCTTCGGTTTCGCCCTGAGCCCGGCGCTCTTCCCCACCGTAGCCTTCCTGGCCCATGTGCCCACGCTGATCATCGAGTTGCAGGCTTACATCCTGGGCACTTTTGGGGGGATGGTGCTGGCGGGCAGGGTGCTGCGCGGTGAGGGCTTTCGTCCGGGGTTGCGGGCGGTGGGCCTGATGGTCTATCTGGGTGGCTTCTTCCTGCTCATAGGCGCCTGGTACGAGGCTTTGGAGATCGTGGTGCTTCTGGGGCGATGA
- a CDS encoding NAD(P)H-dependent glycerol-3-phosphate dehydrogenase: MSDPSTSSSGKVAVIGAGAWGTAIALLMAQKGLEVALWARRREQAEAMLAMRENREYLPGIALPANLQPTSHAAEALEGAALAVVAVPSRALAETLAPMPRAPAYLSLTKGLAHTDCGLTRMSQVIAEVTGVERVAALSGPNLAEEIARFQPAASVVAASDAELARWVQKILSGPSFRVYTSNDLVGVELGGALKNVIALAAGMVDGLRLGDNAKASLMTRALREIVRFGVAQGAQSETFYGLSGLGDLIATCTSLHSRNRGAGERIARGATLRELEASKQVVEGIYTVKALHEWGQRSGVEMPITEAVWRVIYRGEKPLEVLSALMGREAKSE, translated from the coding sequence ATGAGCGATCCCTCCACCTCCTCCTCGGGCAAGGTCGCGGTCATCGGCGCGGGGGCCTGGGGTACGGCGATTGCCCTGCTGATGGCGCAAAAGGGCCTCGAGGTAGCGCTGTGGGCCCGCCGAAGGGAGCAGGCCGAGGCCATGCTGGCCATGCGGGAGAACCGGGAGTACCTGCCGGGGATCGCCCTGCCCGCCAACCTGCAGCCCACCTCCCATGCCGCCGAAGCGCTCGAAGGCGCGGCTTTGGCGGTGGTGGCGGTGCCCTCGAGGGCGCTGGCCGAAACGCTCGCCCCCATGCCCAGGGCCCCGGCCTATCTCTCGCTCACCAAGGGATTGGCCCACACCGACTGCGGCCTCACCCGCATGAGCCAGGTCATCGCTGAGGTGACGGGAGTGGAGCGCGTGGCCGCCCTCTCAGGCCCCAACCTGGCGGAGGAGATCGCCCGCTTCCAGCCCGCCGCCTCGGTAGTAGCCGCCTCCGACGCCGAACTAGCCCGGTGGGTGCAGAAGATCCTTAGCGGCCCCAGCTTTCGGGTCTACACCAGCAACGACCTCGTGGGGGTGGAGCTGGGCGGAGCCCTCAAGAACGTCATCGCTCTGGCGGCGGGCATGGTGGATGGCTTGCGGCTGGGCGACAACGCTAAGGCCTCACTGATGACCCGCGCCCTGCGCGAGATCGTGCGCTTCGGGGTCGCCCAGGGGGCGCAGAGCGAAACCTTTTACGGGCTTTCGGGTCTGGGTGACCTGATCGCCACCTGCACCAGCCTGCACTCGCGCAACCGCGGGGCCGGAGAGAGGATCGCCCGCGGGGCTACATTGCGGGAACTCGAGGCCAGCAAGCAGGTCGTCGAGGGTATCTACACCGTCAAGGCCCTGCACGAGTGGGGGCAGCGCTCGGGGGTGGAGATGCCCATCACCGAAGCGGTCTGGCGGGTGATTTACCGGGGCGAGAAGCCGCTCGAGGTGCTCTCGGCGTTGATGGGGCGAGAGGCCAAGTCGGAGTAG
- a CDS encoding sugar ABC transporter substrate-binding protein → MKKLLLGALLVMGMGLAMAQQIRIVVVSHGQAADPFWSVVKNGVDQAAKDMNVRVEYRAPETFDMVRMAQLIDAAVASRPNAIVVSIPDAKALERSITAAVKAGIPVVSMNSGSDVAEKLGVLLHVGQTEYEAGLGAGKRMKAAGVKNAICINQEVGNVALDLRCKGFFDGLGIKPNVIPVKIGDPTGIRNAVAAALQKDPTIDGVLTLGPTAAEPVLQAIEGKKLVFGTFDLSPAVLKALSEKKMAFAIDQQQWLQGYLPIVILANYVRYGLLPANNVILTGPGFVTPENAAQVIDLSKKGIR, encoded by the coding sequence ATGAAGAAATTGCTGTTGGGTGCGCTGTTGGTGATGGGGATGGGCCTGGCCATGGCTCAGCAGATTCGCATCGTCGTGGTCTCCCACGGGCAGGCGGCTGACCCCTTTTGGTCGGTGGTCAAGAACGGGGTGGACCAGGCGGCCAAAGACATGAATGTGCGGGTGGAGTACCGAGCGCCCGAAACCTTTGACATGGTGCGCATGGCCCAGCTCATCGACGCTGCGGTGGCTTCCAGGCCCAATGCGATCGTGGTTTCGATTCCCGACGCCAAAGCCCTGGAAAGGTCGATCACCGCCGCGGTGAAGGCGGGCATCCCGGTCGTCTCGATGAACTCCGGCTCCGACGTGGCCGAGAAGCTAGGTGTGCTGCTTCACGTGGGCCAGACCGAGTACGAAGCCGGTCTGGGGGCGGGCAAGCGCATGAAGGCGGCGGGCGTGAAGAACGCCATCTGCATCAACCAGGAAGTCGGCAACGTTGCGCTCGACCTTCGCTGCAAAGGGTTCTTTGATGGGCTGGGGATCAAGCCCAACGTGATTCCCGTGAAGATCGGCGATCCTACGGGCATCAGGAACGCAGTCGCCGCCGCCTTGCAGAAGGACCCCACCATCGACGGCGTGCTGACCCTTGGCCCTACGGCTGCCGAGCCCGTGTTGCAGGCCATCGAGGGCAAGAAGCTGGTCTTTGGCACCTTCGACCTTTCGCCTGCGGTGCTCAAGGCGCTGAGCGAGAAGAAGATGGCTTTTGCCATCGACCAGCAGCAGTGGCTGCAGGGCTACTTGCCCATCGTGATCCTGGCCAACTACGTCCGCTATGGCCTGCTGCCGGCCAACAACGTCATCCTCACCGGGCCGGGCTTCGTCACCCCCGAGAACGCCGCCCAGGTGATCGACCTGAGCAAGAAGGGCATCCGCTGA